The proteins below are encoded in one region of Chitinophagales bacterium:
- the rpsT gene encoding 30S ribosomal protein S20 → MANHKSAQKRIRQTAKRRLKNRYFAKTMRNALRDLRASAKKDEVQTALPKVSALIDKLAKRGYIHKNKASNLKSSIAKRANGLK, encoded by the coding sequence ATGGCGAATCATAAATCAGCCCAAAAAAGAATAAGACAGACTGCAAAACGCAGACTTAAAAACCGTTACTTCGCTAAAACAATGCGTAATGCACTGCGCGATTTAAGAGCATCTGCCAAAAAAGATGAAGTGCAAACAGCATTGCCTAAAGTATCTGCATTGATAGATAAATTAGCAAAGAGAGGTTATATTCATAAGAATAAGGCTTCTAACTTAAAATCGAGCATTGCTAAAAGAGCAAACGGCTTGAAATAA
- a CDS encoding Gfo/Idh/MocA family oxidoreductase, translating into MPKKIKIGLFGVGHLGKIHAKLLNEITGFELVGFFDPDAAKAVEVEKMGLKRFESASDLIAACDAADVVCNTAAHFEVALAVAKAGKHLFIEKPVTETIAQAKALLKIVEEAGIKAMVGHVERFNPAMLSLDRSKIKPVFIEVHRLAQFNPRGTDVSVVHDLMIHDLDIIIDLVKSPVHKVYASGVAIVSTSPDIANARIEFANGCVANLTASRISMKNMRKMRIFQPGAYLSIDFLKGKSDVLKMHHRQPSTDIPSFEMELGGSKKYISMQTFSKQDVNAIKLELELFYQSIAKNKPVPVSVEAGYHAMLLAQQIMDAIEKHAGTVKI; encoded by the coding sequence ATGCCTAAAAAAATTAAGATTGGTTTATTTGGGGTGGGGCACTTAGGTAAAATTCATGCCAAACTACTGAATGAAATTACAGGATTTGAGTTGGTAGGTTTTTTTGATCCGGATGCTGCCAAGGCGGTGGAGGTTGAAAAAATGGGACTAAAGCGTTTTGAATCGGCAAGCGATTTAATCGCTGCTTGCGATGCGGCAGATGTGGTTTGCAATACTGCAGCTCATTTTGAAGTAGCATTGGCGGTGGCAAAAGCAGGAAAACACTTATTTATTGAAAAGCCCGTTACCGAAACAATTGCACAAGCCAAAGCATTGCTTAAAATTGTGGAAGAGGCCGGCATAAAGGCAATGGTGGGGCATGTGGAAAGGTTTAATCCTGCCATGCTGTCGTTGGATAGGAGCAAAATTAAGCCGGTTTTTATAGAGGTGCACCGCTTAGCACAGTTTAATCCAAGAGGTACCGATGTAAGTGTAGTACACGATTTAATGATTCACGACCTCGATATTATTATTGATTTGGTGAAAAGTCCGGTACACAAGGTATATGCCAGCGGAGTGGCTATTGTAAGCACATCACCGGATATTGCCAATGCAAGAATTGAATTTGCCAATGGCTGTGTTGCCAACTTAACTGCCAGCCGTATTTCCATGAAGAACATGCGTAAAATGCGTATTTTTCAACCCGGAGCTTATTTAAGTATTGATTTTTTGAAAGGTAAAAGCGATGTGCTGAAAATGCACCACCGCCAGCCTTCTACTGATATTCCTTCTTTTGAAATGGAACTTGGGGGGAGCAAGAAATATATTTCTATGCAAACTTTTTCTAAGCAGGATGTAAACGCTATTAAGTTGGAGTTAGAGCTATTTTACCAAAGCATAGCTAAAAATAAGCCTGTGCCGGTAAGTGTGGAAGCCGGCTACCATGCCATGCTTTTGGCGCAGCAAATCATGGATGCCATAGAGAAACATGCTGGCACAGTAAAAATATAA
- a CDS encoding YkgJ family cysteine cluster protein has translation MQPINVSYYRNRAYQKKKSLAAFLKKLTKKPPVDLLKKVKAADKEVWQEMSCIACANCCKTMTPTWKKSEIRKVATFVGMDYETYYREYIKVDEDNGDLVNQTTPCQHLNLKTNMCSVYEVRPHDCKHFPHFIRKDFTDQTSVYTENLHRCPATLLLIEKLEKNIAAK, from the coding sequence ATGCAGCCAATAAACGTTAGCTATTATAGAAACCGCGCTTACCAAAAGAAAAAGTCGCTTGCCGCATTTTTGAAAAAACTAACCAAAAAGCCACCTGTAGATTTACTCAAAAAAGTAAAAGCGGCCGATAAAGAAGTATGGCAGGAAATGAGTTGCATAGCTTGTGCCAATTGCTGCAAAACCATGACCCCAACTTGGAAAAAAAGTGAAATAAGAAAAGTAGCCACTTTTGTGGGAATGGATTACGAAACGTATTATCGAGAATACATAAAAGTAGATGAAGATAATGGCGACCTGGTGAACCAAACCACACCTTGCCAGCACCTGAACTTAAAAACCAATATGTGTAGCGTTTATGAAGTGCGTCCGCACGACTGCAAGCACTTTCCACATTTTATTAGAAAAGATTTTACCGATCAAACATCCGTGTACACCGAAAACCTACACCGCTGCCCCGCCACTTTACTTTTAATTGAAAAATTAGAAAAAAACATTGCTGCTAAGTAG
- a CDS encoding DNA-directed RNA polymerase subunit alpha gives MGLLTFQKPDKISLQKSTDFEGTFEFKPLEPGFGVTIGNALRRVLLSSLEGYAVSGVKISGVDHEFSTIKGVIEDVTEIVLNLKQVRLKKVLDEESQNEKIYISVKGSEAFKAGAIEKFTSVYQVMNPELVICNLEPSVTLEMELTVTKGRGYVPADENAGKELPIGYIAIDAIYTPIRNVKYSVEPYRVEQRVDFEKLVLDLTTDGTIHPEDAVKEASRILIQHLMLITDEHITFDTPVAIEHDVVDEQVLHLRKLLKTPLEDLDLSVRAFNCLKAAKINSLEELVSFNTNDLLKFRNFGKKSLVEIEALLHEKGLSFGMDLSKLRLDEE, from the coding sequence ATGGGTCTTTTAACGTTTCAAAAGCCGGATAAAATATCTCTTCAAAAATCAACAGATTTTGAAGGAACCTTTGAATTTAAACCATTGGAGCCGGGTTTCGGTGTAACCATTGGTAATGCCTTACGCAGAGTATTACTTTCTTCTTTAGAAGGCTACGCTGTTTCCGGTGTGAAAATTTCGGGAGTAGATCACGAATTTTCTACCATAAAAGGTGTAATTGAAGACGTTACCGAAATAGTTTTAAACTTAAAGCAAGTTCGTTTAAAGAAAGTATTAGACGAAGAAAGCCAAAACGAAAAAATTTATATTTCTGTAAAAGGTTCAGAAGCATTCAAAGCCGGTGCCATTGAAAAATTCACCAGTGTGTATCAAGTAATGAACCCTGAATTAGTAATCTGCAATTTAGAGCCTTCTGTAACTTTAGAAATGGAATTAACCGTTACTAAAGGAAGAGGATACGTTCCTGCCGATGAAAATGCCGGAAAAGAATTGCCAATCGGCTATATTGCCATTGATGCTATTTACACTCCAATACGCAATGTAAAATACAGCGTAGAGCCTTACCGTGTAGAACAACGTGTAGATTTCGAAAAATTAGTATTAGACCTTACTACCGATGGAACTATTCATCCGGAAGATGCCGTAAAAGAAGCTTCTCGCATTTTAATTCAGCACTTAATGCTAATTACCGATGAGCACATCACCTTTGACACTCCGGTTGCAATCGAGCACGATGTAGTAGATGAACAAGTATTGCACCTGCGCAAATTATTAAAAACTCCTTTAGAAGATTTAGATTTGAGTGTACGTGCCTTCAACTGCTTAAAAGCTGCAAAAATAAACAGCTTAGAAGAGTTGGTATCTTTCAACACAAACGACCTTTTGAAATTCCGCAACTTTGGTAAAAAGAGCTTAGTGGAAATCGAAGCCTTACTACATGAAAAGGGTTTGAGCTTTGGTATGGATTTAAGCAAATTAAGATTAGACGAAGAATAA
- the rplQ gene encoding 50S ribosomal protein L17 yields MRHGDKVNNLGRKTAHRHALMMNLAISLIEHKRIFTTLAKAKALRGYVEPLITKAKADDTHSRRTVFSYLQSKEAVKELFGNVVVKVGDRPGGYTRIIKTGFRAGDAAEMAMIELVDFNELYTQNKNTSKAAEPKKRTRRSTAAKKKADGAESAE; encoded by the coding sequence ATGAGACACGGGGATAAAGTAAACAACCTAGGCAGAAAAACGGCTCATCGCCATGCTTTGATGATGAACCTTGCCATTTCGTTAATTGAACACAAGCGTATATTCACAACACTTGCAAAAGCTAAAGCATTACGTGGCTATGTAGAACCACTTATTACTAAAGCTAAAGCAGACGATACCCACAGCCGTAGAACAGTATTCAGCTACTTGCAAAGCAAAGAAGCCGTTAAGGAACTATTTGGCAATGTAGTAGTAAAAGTTGGCGACCGTCCGGGAGGCTATACCAGAATCATTAAAACCGGCTTCCGTGCAGGCGATGCCGCAGAAATGGCTATGATTGAGTTGGTAGATTTTAATGAATTGTACACTCAAAATAAAAATACTTCTAAAGCAGCAGAGCCTAAAAAACGTACTAGAAGAAGCACTGCAGCTAAGAAAAAAGCTGATGGAGCAGAATCTGCCGAATAA
- a CDS encoding ionic transporter y4hA translates to MFQAIAGVLLIFCVMSAVHHSEIIAHRVGEPYGTIILAVSITVIEVAIIVSIMILGGKQYASFARDTVYSAVMLLLNGIVGLSLFIGGWKFHTQTFSPHSVKIALVSLTSIVVFTMILPTFTKGEPGPYYTEAQILFEFFACIAIYTAFIAAQTTGHREYFITDGEDQPESNVHSISNVSLGISVVFLLISLAIVVLLAKQLSHPLETVVVNYGLPKSIVGIIVAAVILLPEGIAAVNAARKNKLQTSLNLALGSAIASIGLTIPTVSLASYIYDFPLILGLDILSIILLVISIFTVMLSLIGGRSNAVYGVVLLVNLIAYIFLTINP, encoded by the coding sequence ATGTTTCAGGCTATTGCCGGGGTGTTGCTTATATTTTGTGTAATGTCTGCCGTACATCATTCCGAAATTATTGCTCATAGGGTAGGAGAGCCATACGGAACCATTATTTTGGCTGTATCTATTACGGTTATAGAGGTGGCGATTATTGTTTCTATAATGATATTGGGGGGGAAGCAATATGCATCATTTGCACGCGATACGGTGTATTCGGCCGTGATGTTATTGCTCAATGGTATTGTTGGGTTGAGTTTGTTTATTGGAGGGTGGAAATTTCACACCCAAACATTTTCTCCGCATTCGGTAAAAATTGCATTGGTGTCTCTAACTTCTATTGTGGTATTTACAATGATATTGCCCACTTTTACCAAAGGGGAACCGGGACCTTATTATACCGAGGCGCAGATTTTATTTGAATTTTTTGCCTGTATTGCTATTTACACGGCATTTATTGCCGCTCAAACAACAGGGCATCGGGAATATTTTATTACAGATGGCGAAGACCAGCCCGAAAGCAATGTGCATTCTATCTCTAATGTTTCATTAGGCATTAGCGTAGTTTTTTTGTTAATAAGCCTTGCAATAGTGGTGTTGTTGGCCAAGCAGCTATCGCATCCTTTAGAAACAGTTGTAGTTAATTATGGGCTTCCAAAAAGTATAGTGGGCATAATCGTGGCAGCAGTAATATTATTGCCGGAGGGTATTGCGGCAGTAAATGCAGCTCGTAAAAATAAGCTCCAAACCAGCCTTAATTTAGCTTTGGGGTCGGCCATTGCCAGTATAGGGCTTACTATTCCAACAGTATCGCTTGCCAGTTATATTTATGATTTTCCACTCATTTTGGGACTCGATATTTTATCTATAATTCTACTGGTGATTTCAATTTTTACCGTAATGCTATCGCTCATTGGAGGCCGCAGCAATGCTGTGTATGGGGTGGTGCTTTTGGTAAATCTTATTGCCTACATATTTTTAACCATCAACCCATAG
- a CDS encoding DUF4395 domain-containing protein yields the protein MAHVCPIDGNKVNKPAVRIVAAWVVLISVAGIATQSFIPFVFLMYDFFVRGFLNRNGSLLRWLAINIVNVLDIQPQLIDNAPKRFAAKIGFIFSAILVVLALLNVWIPFFIVGGILVSCAILESVFSYCVGCEVFALLVRFNLIPVASK from the coding sequence ATGGCGCATGTTTGCCCAATTGATGGAAACAAAGTAAACAAACCCGCAGTACGTATTGTAGCAGCTTGGGTAGTACTTATTTCGGTAGCGGGAATTGCTACTCAATCGTTTATTCCGTTTGTATTTTTGATGTACGATTTTTTTGTGCGAGGTTTCTTAAATAGGAATGGCAGTTTATTGCGGTGGCTTGCCATTAATATTGTAAATGTATTGGATATTCAACCTCAATTGATAGATAATGCTCCCAAACGTTTTGCTGCTAAAATTGGCTTTATCTTTAGTGCCATACTGGTAGTTTTGGCATTGTTGAATGTATGGATTCCGTTTTTTATAGTTGGCGGAATTTTGGTGAGCTGTGCCATCTTGGAGTCGGTATTTTCGTACTGTGTGGGATGCGAAGTGTTTGCACTTTTAGTACGTTTTAATCTTATTCCGGTTGCTTCAAAATAG
- a CDS encoding T9SS type A sorting domain-containing protein, producing the protein MKKQLTLFALLACFLGSATAQRYLTPQFTNVKVTKDVVYGSNLTYSSIFTLAEDLTMDVYEPDGDTVADRPVIILGHAGSYLTLYQWGVKEQYSVVEMCNRFAKLGYVAVSIKYRVGWEAGSSDAETREKTIINAVYRSMQDFKTCVRYFKKNANEGGNQWKINPCKIFIGGTNSGGYSALAVANLNKQSELMGVKFLDSQGNPYINQSKTGDFDGFGGTENLNNHAGYNSLPAAVLALGAATGDTTWVEQGELPTVALHGMNETTTPYNTAIVITGSGSAIIVVSGPGDFMPRVERLGNNDVFKNASLQQGPANKNGAGQFTQPVEGLYPFYGEKFEPWSWYDSNQPVGDPALNPNASETKAKKYIDTIMAYTAPRFKAIIDNNTPCQILSSVKAVDTKAVSFTLLPNPAAATLTVIASETNANIATVTLFDFSGKVVLKHHNESGYYAAINTENLANGMYMVETITASGAKDVRKLVIQH; encoded by the coding sequence ATGAAAAAGCAACTTACACTATTTGCCTTATTGGCTTGTTTTTTAGGGAGCGCAACAGCTCAGCGTTATTTAACGCCTCAGTTTACCAACGTAAAAGTAACGAAAGATGTAGTTTATGGTTCTAATTTAACGTACTCATCTATTTTTACTTTGGCAGAAGATTTAACCATGGATGTATATGAACCCGATGGCGATACAGTTGCCGATCGTCCGGTAATTATATTGGGTCATGCAGGTTCTTATTTAACGCTTTATCAATGGGGCGTAAAAGAGCAATATAGTGTGGTTGAAATGTGTAATCGCTTTGCTAAGTTAGGCTATGTGGCGGTTTCAATAAAATACCGTGTTGGTTGGGAGGCAGGTTCTTCTGATGCAGAAACCAGAGAAAAAACTATCATCAATGCGGTTTACAGATCCATGCAGGATTTCAAAACCTGTGTTCGCTATTTTAAAAAGAATGCCAATGAAGGTGGAAACCAATGGAAAATTAACCCATGCAAAATCTTTATTGGCGGAACCAATTCCGGTGGATATTCGGCATTGGCTGTTGCTAACTTAAATAAGCAAAGCGAGCTAATGGGCGTTAAATTTTTAGACTCACAAGGAAATCCTTATATCAACCAGTCTAAAACCGGAGATTTTGATGGTTTTGGTGGTACCGAGAACTTAAATAACCATGCAGGATACAACTCTTTGCCGGCAGCAGTATTGGCATTAGGTGCCGCAACAGGCGATACTACATGGGTGGAGCAAGGAGAGTTGCCTACAGTAGCGCTACATGGCATGAACGAAACCACTACACCATACAATACAGCAATTGTAATTACCGGTAGCGGTAGTGCCATAATTGTTGTTAGCGGCCCCGGAGATTTTATGCCACGCGTTGAAAGATTAGGCAACAACGATGTGTTTAAAAATGCATCGCTTCAACAAGGACCTGCCAATAAAAATGGCGCAGGACAGTTTACTCAACCTGTAGAAGGATTGTATCCGTTTTATGGCGAAAAATTTGAACCATGGAGCTGGTACGATAGCAATCAACCGGTAGGAGATCCTGCACTAAACCCTAATGCATCTGAGACGAAAGCAAAAAAATATATTGATACAATTATGGCTTACACAGCTCCGCGCTTTAAAGCTATTATTGATAATAATACTCCTTGCCAAATTTTATCGTCTGTAAAAGCAGTAGATACCAAAGCAGTATCATTTACATTGCTTCCTAATCCGGCAGCAGCAACACTAACCGTAATTGCATCAGAAACCAATGCTAATATCGCTACCGTAACACTGTTTGATTTTAGTGGAAAAGTAGTGTTGAAGCACCATAACGAGAGCGGTTATTACGCAGCTATAAATACAGAGAACCTTGCCAACGGCATGTATATGGTAGAAACCATTACTGCAAGCGGTGCAAAGGATGTTCGCAAACTGGTAATACAGCATTAA